The DNA sequence TCGGTCAAAGACGCCCGTACCCTGCAAGTCGTGGCGTTCGAGCGCAACATGCTGGGGGCCGTCGACAAGGCTATCCAGAGCGCCGGCCTGAACCTGAACCCGACAAACCTGGGTGAGCTGCTGCTGATCAGCATGCCGGCCCTGACTGAAGAAACCCGCAAGGGCTTCACCAAGCAGGCCCGCGAAGCAGCCGAAGATGCTCGCGTAGCCGTGCGCAACATCCGTCGCGATGCGCTGGGTCAGTTCAAGGATCTGGTCAAAGAGAAAGAAGTCAGCGAAGACGAAGAGCGTCGCGCAGCTGACGACATTCAGAAGCTGACCGACAAGTTCGTGGCCGAGATCGAGGCTGCTGTGAAGCAGAAAGAAGCGGACTTGATGGTCGTATAAGGGTTTAGGCGCTTTCATGGAAAAGACTAAGCAGGCTGTGCCGTCTACGGTACCGCGCCACGTCGCGATCATCATGGATGGGAATAATCGCTGGGCGAAGAAGCGCCTGCTGCCCGGCGTAGCCGGGCACAAGGCCGGCGTGGATGCGGTGCGCGCGGTCATCGAGGTGTGCGCCGACGCCAAGGTTGAGGTGCTCACGCTGTTCGCCTTCTCGAGCGAGAACTGGCAGCGCCCGGCCGAAGAGGTCGGGGCCTTGATGGAGCTGTTCTTCTCGGCGCTGCGGCGTGAAGCCAAGCGCTTGAACGAGAACAATATCAGCCTGCGGATCATCGGTGATCGCTCGCGCTTCCATCCGGAATTGCAGACGGCCATGCGCGAGGCTGAAGCGCTGACGGCCGGCAACAAGGGCTTCATTCTGCAGATCGCCGCCAATTACGGCGGTCAGTGGGATATCGCCCAGGCTGCCCAGCGGCTCGCCCGGGAAGTGCAGGCCGGTCATCTGAGGCCGGAAGACATTACCCCGGAGCTGCTGCAGACCTGTCTGGCAACCGGTGATCTGCCGTTGCCCGATCTGTGTATCCGCACCGGTGGCGAGCATCGCATCAGCAACTTCCTGCTGTGGCAGCTGGCCTATGCCGAGTTGTACTTCAGTGATCTGTACTGGCCGGACTTCAAACACGAGGCCATGCGCAAGGCGCTGGCCGATTTCGCTTCGCGTCAGCGTCGTTTCGGTAAAACGAGCGAACAGGTCGAATCTGGAGCTCGTGCTTAATGCTTAAACAACGAATCATCACCGCGTTGATTCTGCTGCCGATCGCCCTGGGCGGTTTTTTCCTTCTGGAAGGCGCAGGGTTTGCCCTGTTCATTGGTCTGGTGGTGAGTCTTGGCGCCTGGGAATGGGCGCGTCTGGCCGGATTCGAAGCGCAGTCGTATCGAGTCGGTTATGCCGGGATCGTCGCGGTTTCGCTGTTGCTGCTCTATCTGGTGCCTGGTCTGGCCCCCTGGATATTGGGCGCTTCGGTTCTCTGGTGGCTGTTGGCGACCTTTCTGGTGCTGACCTATCCAAAAACCAGTGAAAACTGGTCCAGCGCGGCCTGCAAGCTGCTGTTCGGCTTCCTGATTCTGCTGCCGGCCTGGCAAGGGCTGGTGCTGCTCAAGCAATGGCCGCTGGGCAACTGGTTGATCCTGTCGGTGATGGTGCTGGTTTGGGCTGCCGATATTGGCGCCTATTTTTCCGGCAAGGCTTTCGGCAAGCGCAAGCTGGCGCCTCAGGTCAGCCCGGGCAAGAGCTGGGAAGGCCTGTATGGCGGGTTGCTGCTCAGCCTGATCATCACTACCGTGGTTGCCGTTTCCCGCGAGTGGACCGCTGGCGAGCTGATCCTGGGCTTGCTGGGTGCTGCCGTGGTTGTGTTGGTATCGGTGGTGGGTGATTTGACCGAAAGCATGTTCAAGCGCCGCTCGGGTATCAAGGACAGCAGCAATCTGCTGCCTGGCCATGGCGGGGTGCTTGATCGCATCGATAGTCTGACGGCTGCCATTCCGGTATTCGCGGTGTTGCTGTGGGCTGCGAACTGGGGTGTGATGTGAGCCGCCCTCAACAGATCACCGTACTGGGTGCCACCGGTTCCATTGGCCTGAGTACCCTGGACGTCATCGCCCGTCACCCCGATCGTTACCAGGTGTTCGCCCTGAGTGGCTACTCGCGCCTGAGCGAGCTGCTGGCGTTGTGCGTGCGCCATGCGCCGGCCTACGCCGTCGTGCCTCAAGCGGCTGCAGCGCAGGGTTTGCAGGCGGATTTGCGTGCGGCCGGTGTCCGCACTCAGGTGCTGGTGGGCGAAGAGGGGTTGTGTCAGGTCGCCGCTGCGCCCGAGGTCGACGCCGTGATGGCGGCGATCGTCGGTGCGGCGGGCTTGCGGCCAACCCTGGCGGCCGTTGAAGCCGGCAAGAAAGTATTGTTGGCCAACAAAGAGGCGCTGGTGATGTCCGGCGCTCTGTTCATGCAGGCGGTTCGCCGCAGCGGTGCGGTATTGCTGCCGATCGACAGCGAGCACAATGCGATTTTCCAGTGTCTGCCAGGGGATTTCTCGCGCGGGCTGGGCAAGGTCGGTGTTCGGCGTATTCTGCTCACAGCCTCCGGTGGCCCCTTTCGGGAGACGCCGCTGGCCGAGCTGGCGGACGTTACGCCGGAACAGGCATGTGCCCATCCGAACTGGTCCATGGGTCGCAAGATCTCGGTCGACTCGGCGAGCATGATGAACAAGGGGCTGGAGCTGATCGAGGCCTGTTGGCTGTTCGATGCCCGGCCGTCCCAGATCGAAGTGGTGGTACACCCGCAAAGCGTGATTCATTCGCTGGTCGATTACGTCGATGGCTCGGTGCTGGCGCAGTTGGGCAACCCTGATATGCGTACACCGATCGCCCATGCCCTGGCTTGGCCGGAACGGATCGACTCCGGCGTGGCTCCGCTGGATCTGTTCGCCATTGCCCGGCTGGATTTCCAGGCACCCGACGAGCAGCGTTTCCCGTGCCTGCGCCTGGCGCGCCAGGCAGCCGAGGCTGGCAACAATGCACCGGCAATGCTCAACGCCGCCAATGAGGTGGCCGTGTCGGCATTTCTCGAGCGGCGCATCCGCTATCCCGAGATCGCGAGTATTATCGAACACGTACTAAACCTTGAGCCGGTCGTCGCGGTCCAGGCGCTGGATGCGGTATTTGCCGCCGATGCGAAGGCGCGCCAATTGGCAGAACTCTGGTTGCGTGATCACGGTCGATAGGGGCGTGTATGCCAGCGTTGCAGGCCCCGGCCCGGTAGAAGTTATTCGGAGAAAGACATGAGTGCGCTCTACATGATTATCGGCACCCTGGTGGCATTGGGTGTGCTGGTCACCTTTCACGAATTCGGTCACTTTTGGGTGGCGCGCCGGTGCGGCGTCAAGGTCCTGCGTTTTTCCGTGGGCTTCGGCACGCCCTTGCTGCGCTGGCGTGACCGTCAGGGTACGGAATATGTCGTGGCGGCAATTCCCCTGGGCGGCTACGTCAAGATGCTCGACGAGCGTGAGGGCGAAGTGCCGGCCGATCAGCTCGACCAGTCGTTCAACCGCAAGTCGGTGCGCCAGCGCATTGCAATAGTGGCGGCCGGCCCTGTCGCCAACTTTCTGCTGGCCCTGGTGTTCTTCTGGGTGCTGGCCATGCTCGGCACTCAGCAGGTGCGTCCGGTCATCGGTGCGGTCGAAAGCGGCAGTATCGCGGCCGTTGCCGGGCTCAGTGCCGGTCAGGAAATTGTTTCGGTCGATGGCGAGCCGACGACGGGGTGGTCTGAGGTCAATCTGCAACTGATCCACCGTCTGGGCGAGAGTGGCTCGCTGCAAATTGTGGTTCGCGACGAGGGTTCGAGCGCAGAAGAGCCACGCGTGCTGGCCCTGAACAACTGGCTCAAGGGTGCTGACGAGCCGGATCCGATTCGCTCGCTGGGCATTCGCCCCTGGCGTCCGGCGCTGGCGCCGGTGCTTGCCGAACTGGATCCGAAAGGCCCGGCAAAGGCCGCCGGGCTCAAGACCGGCGATCGGTTGCTGACCCTCGACGGCGTGGCCTTGACCGACTGGCAACAGGTGGTAGATACGGTTCGCGCGCATCCGGGCGGCAAGGTTGCCTTCAAGGTCGAGCGTGACGGTGCGCCGTTCGATGTTTCGCTGACCCTCGCCAGCCGTGGCGAAGGCAAGGCGGCAAGTGGCTATCTCGGGGCCGGGGTAAAAGCTGTCGAATGGCCATCAACCATGCTCCGCGAAGTGAGTTACGGGCCTGTCGCGGCCATCGGCGAAGGGTTCGAGCGGACCTGGACCATGAGTGTCCTGACCCTCGACTCACTGAAGAAAATGCTCTTCGGCGAGCTCTCGGTAAAAAACTTGAGCGGACCGATAACCATTGCTAAAGTGGCGGGCGCTTCGGCCCAGTCCGGCGTGGGTGATTTTCTGAATTTCCTCGCCTACCTGAGCATTAGCCTGGGGGTTCTTAATTTGCTGCCCATTCCTGTATTGGATGGGGGGCATTTGCTGTTTTACCTGATCGAATGGGCGCGTGGTCGTCCCTTGTCGGATCGGGTGCAGGGTTGGGGGGTCCAGATCGGTATCAGTTTGGTAGTAGGGGTCATGCTGCTTGCCCTGATAAACGATTTGGGTCGACTGTAAAGCTTCGCTCAATTGCGAACCTGCCGCATTTTGCGGCAGTTTGTTTATTGCCAGTTGGAATAAGAAAGGACTTCATGAAACGTCTGCTGCTAACTGCGGTTCTCGCCGTACTGATGATCGCTGAAGTTCACGCTGAGTCCTTCACCATCTCCGATATTCGCGTCAATGGCCTGCAACGGGTATCCGCCGGCAGTGTCTTTGGCGCCTTGCCATTGAACGTCGGGGATGAAGCGGATGATCGACGCCTGGTGGATTCCACGCGTGCGTTGTTCAAAACCGGTTTCTTCCAGGATATCCAACTGAGTCGCGACGGCAACGTCCTGATCATTACTGTAGTCGAACGTCCTTCGGTCTCAAGTATTGAAATCGAAGGCAACAAGGCGATCACCACCGAAGACCTGATGAAAGGGCTGAAACAGTCCGGCCTGGCCGAAGGTGAAATCTTCCAGCGCGCCACCCTCGAAGGTGTTCGCAACGAGCTGCATCGCCAGTATGTCGCCCAGGGTCGCTACTCGGCCAGCGTGGATACCGAAGTGGTCCCGCAGCCGCGCAACCGTGTTGCGTTGAAGGTCAAGATCAACGAAGGCACCGTTGCGGCCATCCAGCACATCAACATTGTGGGCAACACCGTCTTCCCGGACGAAGACCTGATCGACCTGTTCGAACTCAAGACCAGCAACTGGCTGTCGTTCTTCAAGAACGACGACAAGTATGCGCGTGAAAAACTCTCCGGTGACCTGGAGCGTCTGCGTTCCTACTACCTGGACCGCGGCTATATCAACATGGATATCGCCTCCACCCAGGTATCGATCACGCCAGACAAGAAAAACGTCTATATCACGGTCAACGTCAACGAAGGCGAGAAGTACAGCGTTCGTGAAGTGAAGCTCTCCGGCGACCTGAAGGTCCCTGAAGACCAGATCCGCTCGCTGTTGCTGGTCCAGCCGGGCCAGGTATTCTCGCGCAAGGTCATGACCACCACCTCCGAGCTGATCACCCGTCGCCTGGGTAACGAAGGCTACACCTTCGCCAACGTCAACGGCGTGCCGCAGCCTCACGATGAAGACCACACCGTCGACATCACCTTCGTGGTCGATCCGGGCAAGCGCGCCTACGTGAACCGCATCAACTTCCGTGGCAACACCAAGACCGAAGACGAAGTGCTGCGTCGTGAAATGCGCCAGATGGAAGGTGGCTGGGCTTCGACCTACCTGATCGACCAGTCCAAGACCCGTCTGGAACGCCTGGGCTTCTTCAAGGAAGTGAACGTCGAGACCCCGGCCGTTCCGGGCACCGACGACCAGGTCGACGTGAACTACAGCGTTGAAGAGCAGGCATCGGGTTCGATTACCGCCAGCGTCGGTTTCGCCCAGAGCGCCGGCCTGATCCTGGGTGGTTCGATCAGCCAGAACAACTTCCTCGGTACCGGTAACAAGGTATCGGTCGGCCTGACCCGCAGTGAATACCAGAGCCGCTACAACTTCGGCTTCGTGGACCCCTACTGGACTGCCGACGGCGTGAGCCTGGGTTACAACGCCTTCTACCGCACCACCGACTACGATGACCTCGACGTCGATGTGGCGAGCTACTCGGTGGACAGCCTGGGTGCAGGTGTCAACGTCGGTTACCCGATCAGCGAAACCTCGCGCCTGACCTTTGGTCTGACTGCTCAGCAGGACGAAATCAAGACCGGTGTCTTCACTGTTGACGAGATTTTCGACTTCGTTGAGCAGGAAGGCGACAAATACCTGAACTTCAAGGCATCGGCCGGTTGGTCCGAGTCGACCCTGAACAAGGGCGTACTGGCAACCCGCGGTCACTCGCAAAGCCTGGTGCTGGAAAGCACCACGCCGGGTAGCGACCTGTCCTTCTTCAAGCTCGACTACCGTGGCCAGCTGTTCCAGCCATTGAGCGAAAAGTACACCATGCGCCTGCATACCCAGTTGGGCTATGGTGATGGTTACGGTTCGACCTCGGGCCTGCCATTCTACGAAAACTACTTTGCCGGTGGTTTCAACTCGGTACGTGGCTTCAAGGACAGCAGCCTTGGCCCGCGCAGTACGCCAAGTAAAGGCACCCGTCCGGGTACCCGGGAAGACCCGGACCAGGATCCGCTGCCGTTCGGTGGCAACGTGTTGATCCAAGGTGGTGCAGAGCTGTTGTTCCCGCTGCCGTTCGTCAAGGATCAGCGCTCGCTGCGTACCTCGGTATTCTGGGACGTGGGTAATGTATTCGACACCAACTGTGGCTCCAAGCCTTCGTGCGAAGACATCGGCGTGGGCGGCCTGGCAAGTTCCGTGGGTCTGGGCGTGACCTGGATCACGGCGCTGGGTCCATTGAGCTTCAGCCTGGCGATGCCGGTCAAGAAACCGGACGACGCCGATACCCAGGTGTTCCAATTCTCTCTCGGTCAGACCTTCTAAGCGTCTGACCCTAGCTAACGACAACGGATTCTGTAGGAGTGCATCGTGCGTAAGTTGACTCAACTGGTTCTTCTGACTGCGGCCCTGGTCGCGACTCCGGCCTTCGCGGAGATGAAAATTGCTGTTCTGAACTATCAAATGGCCCTGCTCGAATCGGACGCGGCGAAGAAGTACGCAGTGGATGCCGAGAAGAAGTTCGGCCCGCAACTGACCAAGCTCAAGTCGCTGGAAAGCAGCGCCAAGGGTATCCAGGATCGTCTGGTCAGCGGTGGCGACAAGATGGCTCAGCCTGAGCGCGAGCGTCTGGAGCTTGAATTCAAGCAAAAGGCGCGTGACTTCCAGTTCCAGTCCAAGGAACTGAACGAAGCCAAGGCCGTAGCTGACCGCGAAATGCTCAAGCAGCTCAAGCCGAAACTCGATGGCGCCGTGGAAGCAGTCATCAAGAAAGGTGGTTACGACCTGGTCTTCGAGCGCGGTGCAGTGATTGATGTCAAGCCTCAGTACGACATCACTCGCCAAGTCATCGAGCGCATGAACCAGTCGCGCTGATCATGACGGCGACCATGAAGCTCGGCCAGTTGGCCGAGTACCTCGGGGCCACGTTGCGTGGCCCGGTGGACAAGGACATCACTGGGCTGGCCACGCTTCAAGAGGCCGGCCCGACTCAGCTGAGCTTTCTGGCCAACCCCCAGTACCGCAAGTTCCTGGCTGACAGCAAGGCAGCGGCCGTGCTGCTCAAGGCGGCTGACGCCGAGGGTTTTGCCGGGGATGCGCTGATCGTTGCCGATCCCTACCTGGCCTATGCCCGCATTTCCCATCTGTTCGATCCCAAGCCCAGGGCTGTGGCGGGTATTCACCCCAGCGCCGTAGTGGCCCAGGACGCAGTGGTCGATGCCAGCGCCAGTATCGGCGCGTTTGCCGTGATCGAAAGCGCTGCGCAGATTGGCCCGGGTGTGACCGTGGGCGCGCATTGCTATGTCGGCGCGCGTAGCGTGATCGGTGAAGGCGGCTGGTTGGCGCCTCGGGTAACCCTGTACCACGATGTTCGCATCGGCAAGCGGGTGGTCATCCAGTCCGGTGCCGTGCTCGGCGGAGAAGGCTTCGGCTTTGCCAACGAGAAAGGCGTGTGGCAGAAGATTGCCCAGATTGGCGGCGTGACCGTCGGCGACGATGTCGAAATCGGCGTGAATACCGCTATTGATCGCGGCGCCCTGGCCGATACCGTGATTGGCAACGGCGTCAAACTGGATAACCAGATCCAGATCGCACATAACGTGCAGGTCGGGGATCACACCGCCATGGCGGCCTGTGTCGGTATTTCCGGCAGCACCCGCATCGGCAAGCATTGCACCATCGCCGGCGGCGTCGGCATGGTTGGTCATATCGATGTCTGTGATGGTGTATTCGTCACTGGCATGACCATGGTTACCCACTCGATTACCGAGCCGGGTGCCTATTCTTCCGGTACGGCCATGCAGCCAGCGGCACAATGGCGCAAGAGTGCGGCGAGGATTCGCAAGTTGGACGACATGTCGAAACGCCTGCAACAGCTGGAAAAGCGCGTCGAGGCCGTGACCCCAGGCGGTAAAGCTTCATCAGAAGGCTGATACCATTTTCCATATCAAGTGTGCTCAGCCGCTAAACTGCCTCCTTGATTTGCAATAGGAGTGCTGCGCGAAAGTGCGCGCTCCCTATCTTTACTACAGGCTTCCCCCCGAAATGATGGACATCAACGAGATTCGCGAATACCTGCCCCACCGTTATCCGTTCCTGCTGGTGGACCGGGTAGTGGAACTGGATGTCGAGGCGCAGCGTATTCGTGCCTATAAGAATGTCAGCATCAACGAGCCGTTCTTCAATGGCCATTTCCCTCAGCATCCGATCATGCCGGGCGTACTGATCATCGAAGCCATGGCCCAGGCCGCCGGTATCCTTGGTTTCAAGATGCTCGACGTCAAGCCTGCCGACGGTACGCTCTACTACTTCGTAGGCTCGGACAAGCTGCGCTTCCGTCAGCCCGTGACGCCCGGCGATCAGTTGATCCTCGAGGCCAGGTTCATCAGCAGCAAGCGCCAGATCTGGAAGTTCGAATGCCAGGCGTCGGTGGATGGCAAGCCGGTATGCTCGGCCGAAATCATCTGTGCGGAACGCAAGCTATGAGTTTGATTGACCCTCGCGCAATCATCGATCCGACGGCCGTGCTGGCCGCGGGCGTCGAGGTCGGCCCCTGGTCGATCGTTGGCGCGGGTGTGGAAATCGGCGAGGGTTCGGTCATCGGGCCACACGTAATACTCAAAGGCCCGACCCGGATCGGCAAGCACAACCGCATCTATC is a window from the Pseudomonas sp. LS1212 genome containing:
- the frr gene encoding ribosome recycling factor; its protein translation is MINEIKKDAQERMRKSLESLAHAFGRIRTGQAHPSILEGVMVPYYGADTPIKQVANISVKDARTLQVVAFERNMLGAVDKAIQSAGLNLNPTNLGELLLISMPALTEETRKGFTKQAREAAEDARVAVRNIRRDALGQFKDLVKEKEVSEDEERRAADDIQKLTDKFVAEIEAAVKQKEADLMVV
- a CDS encoding isoprenyl transferase, with amino-acid sequence MEKTKQAVPSTVPRHVAIIMDGNNRWAKKRLLPGVAGHKAGVDAVRAVIEVCADAKVEVLTLFAFSSENWQRPAEEVGALMELFFSALRREAKRLNENNISLRIIGDRSRFHPELQTAMREAEALTAGNKGFILQIAANYGGQWDIAQAAQRLAREVQAGHLRPEDITPELLQTCLATGDLPLPDLCIRTGGEHRISNFLLWQLAYAELYFSDLYWPDFKHEAMRKALADFASRQRRFGKTSEQVESGARA
- a CDS encoding phosphatidate cytidylyltransferase, which translates into the protein MLKQRIITALILLPIALGGFFLLEGAGFALFIGLVVSLGAWEWARLAGFEAQSYRVGYAGIVAVSLLLLYLVPGLAPWILGASVLWWLLATFLVLTYPKTSENWSSAACKLLFGFLILLPAWQGLVLLKQWPLGNWLILSVMVLVWAADIGAYFSGKAFGKRKLAPQVSPGKSWEGLYGGLLLSLIITTVVAVSREWTAGELILGLLGAAVVVLVSVVGDLTESMFKRRSGIKDSSNLLPGHGGVLDRIDSLTAAIPVFAVLLWAANWGVM
- the ispC gene encoding 1-deoxy-D-xylulose-5-phosphate reductoisomerase → MSRPQQITVLGATGSIGLSTLDVIARHPDRYQVFALSGYSRLSELLALCVRHAPAYAVVPQAAAAQGLQADLRAAGVRTQVLVGEEGLCQVAAAPEVDAVMAAIVGAAGLRPTLAAVEAGKKVLLANKEALVMSGALFMQAVRRSGAVLLPIDSEHNAIFQCLPGDFSRGLGKVGVRRILLTASGGPFRETPLAELADVTPEQACAHPNWSMGRKISVDSASMMNKGLELIEACWLFDARPSQIEVVVHPQSVIHSLVDYVDGSVLAQLGNPDMRTPIAHALAWPERIDSGVAPLDLFAIARLDFQAPDEQRFPCLRLARQAAEAGNNAPAMLNAANEVAVSAFLERRIRYPEIASIIEHVLNLEPVVAVQALDAVFAADAKARQLAELWLRDHGR
- the rseP gene encoding sigma E protease regulator RseP — encoded protein: MSALYMIIGTLVALGVLVTFHEFGHFWVARRCGVKVLRFSVGFGTPLLRWRDRQGTEYVVAAIPLGGYVKMLDEREGEVPADQLDQSFNRKSVRQRIAIVAAGPVANFLLALVFFWVLAMLGTQQVRPVIGAVESGSIAAVAGLSAGQEIVSVDGEPTTGWSEVNLQLIHRLGESGSLQIVVRDEGSSAEEPRVLALNNWLKGADEPDPIRSLGIRPWRPALAPVLAELDPKGPAKAAGLKTGDRLLTLDGVALTDWQQVVDTVRAHPGGKVAFKVERDGAPFDVSLTLASRGEGKAASGYLGAGVKAVEWPSTMLREVSYGPVAAIGEGFERTWTMSVLTLDSLKKMLFGELSVKNLSGPITIAKVAGASAQSGVGDFLNFLAYLSISLGVLNLLPIPVLDGGHLLFYLIEWARGRPLSDRVQGWGVQIGISLVVGVMLLALINDLGRL
- the bamA gene encoding outer membrane protein assembly factor BamA; its protein translation is MKRLLLTAVLAVLMIAEVHAESFTISDIRVNGLQRVSAGSVFGALPLNVGDEADDRRLVDSTRALFKTGFFQDIQLSRDGNVLIITVVERPSVSSIEIEGNKAITTEDLMKGLKQSGLAEGEIFQRATLEGVRNELHRQYVAQGRYSASVDTEVVPQPRNRVALKVKINEGTVAAIQHINIVGNTVFPDEDLIDLFELKTSNWLSFFKNDDKYAREKLSGDLERLRSYYLDRGYINMDIASTQVSITPDKKNVYITVNVNEGEKYSVREVKLSGDLKVPEDQIRSLLLVQPGQVFSRKVMTTTSELITRRLGNEGYTFANVNGVPQPHDEDHTVDITFVVDPGKRAYVNRINFRGNTKTEDEVLRREMRQMEGGWASTYLIDQSKTRLERLGFFKEVNVETPAVPGTDDQVDVNYSVEEQASGSITASVGFAQSAGLILGGSISQNNFLGTGNKVSVGLTRSEYQSRYNFGFVDPYWTADGVSLGYNAFYRTTDYDDLDVDVASYSVDSLGAGVNVGYPISETSRLTFGLTAQQDEIKTGVFTVDEIFDFVEQEGDKYLNFKASAGWSESTLNKGVLATRGHSQSLVLESTTPGSDLSFFKLDYRGQLFQPLSEKYTMRLHTQLGYGDGYGSTSGLPFYENYFAGGFNSVRGFKDSSLGPRSTPSKGTRPGTREDPDQDPLPFGGNVLIQGGAELLFPLPFVKDQRSLRTSVFWDVGNVFDTNCGSKPSCEDIGVGGLASSVGLGVTWITALGPLSFSLAMPVKKPDDADTQVFQFSLGQTF
- a CDS encoding OmpH family outer membrane protein, yielding MRKLTQLVLLTAALVATPAFAEMKIAVLNYQMALLESDAAKKYAVDAEKKFGPQLTKLKSLESSAKGIQDRLVSGGDKMAQPERERLELEFKQKARDFQFQSKELNEAKAVADREMLKQLKPKLDGAVEAVIKKGGYDLVFERGAVIDVKPQYDITRQVIERMNQSR
- the lpxD gene encoding UDP-3-O-(3-hydroxymyristoyl)glucosamine N-acyltransferase, which gives rise to MTATMKLGQLAEYLGATLRGPVDKDITGLATLQEAGPTQLSFLANPQYRKFLADSKAAAVLLKAADAEGFAGDALIVADPYLAYARISHLFDPKPRAVAGIHPSAVVAQDAVVDASASIGAFAVIESAAQIGPGVTVGAHCYVGARSVIGEGGWLAPRVTLYHDVRIGKRVVIQSGAVLGGEGFGFANEKGVWQKIAQIGGVTVGDDVEIGVNTAIDRGALADTVIGNGVKLDNQIQIAHNVQVGDHTAMAACVGISGSTRIGKHCTIAGGVGMVGHIDVCDGVFVTGMTMVTHSITEPGAYSSGTAMQPAAQWRKSAARIRKLDDMSKRLQQLEKRVEAVTPGGKASSEG
- the fabZ gene encoding 3-hydroxyacyl-ACP dehydratase FabZ; translated protein: MMDINEIREYLPHRYPFLLVDRVVELDVEAQRIRAYKNVSINEPFFNGHFPQHPIMPGVLIIEAMAQAAGILGFKMLDVKPADGTLYYFVGSDKLRFRQPVTPGDQLILEARFISSKRQIWKFECQASVDGKPVCSAEIICAERKL